A genomic region of Bacteroidota bacterium contains the following coding sequences:
- a CDS encoding RNA polymerase sigma factor yields the protein MSTIEDKDILAGFRDEKTRNHCFEQLVDKYQRRIYWHVRKIVLAHDDADDVVQNTFIKVWSSLEGFREDSKLFTWLYRISTNEAINFLNKKKANLYNDWETVEYSLSENLASDPYFNGNDIQMKLQQAILTLPAKQRLVFNMKYFDEVKYEEMSEILGTSVGALKASYFHAVKKIEKYFGVS from the coding sequence ATGAGTACCATAGAAGACAAGGATATATTGGCGGGATTTCGTGATGAAAAAACTCGCAACCACTGCTTTGAGCAATTGGTAGACAAGTACCAACGCAGAATTTATTGGCATGTCCGCAAAATTGTACTTGCCCATGATGATGCTGATGATGTAGTTCAAAATACTTTTATCAAAGTATGGAGCAGTCTTGAAGGCTTCAGAGAAGATTCAAAATTATTTACTTGGCTATATAGAATCTCCACCAACGAAGCCATCAATTTCCTGAATAAGAAAAAAGCAAACTTATATAATGATTGGGAAACTGTAGAATATAGTCTAAGCGAAAATTTAGCAAGTGACCCCTACTTTAACGGCAATGATATACAAATGAAATTGCAGCAAGCCATTCTCACCTTGCCTGCAAAACAAAGGCTCGTATTCAATATGAAATATTTTGACGAGGTGAAATATGAAGAGATGAGCGAGATATTGGGCACAAGTGTTGGGGCTTTAAAGGCTTCTTACTTTCATGCTGTGAAAAAAATCGAAAAATATTTCGGAGTGTCTTAA